The Deltaproteobacteria bacterium genome includes the window GAAAAGGATCGTCAGAGCGCCTACGTCAATCGTTGTTGAGAATTCAAGATCTGACAGCAACTTCATTCCCCGAAACCTGGAAGTGCAGGAGAATATCCTCGGTACCTGCCTTCGCCAACGCAGCTTAACTGTCTGTACTTACAAAACACCCCGCAATAAGAGTCAAGAGTAGACATGACCCCTTGCCGACCTAGGCACCACTCGACCTTACTTCCTCTCTTAATTCGGCGATACTCTTGCCGTCCCGCTCCCTCACGAAATCTTTATCACCGAAGTTCCAATAATAGAGATATAACTCCTTATCGTCATACACTTTATACCGCTTATGAAGGGCTATGCTGCAATTCTTAGTGGTATTTTCAATTGGAAGTTTCGTAGTTTCAAATACATATTTTTCGTTAGTCCATTTTGGCATATCTAGTTCCTTATCATCCTTAAGCGACTCGATCCTTACAATAAATGAATGGCTTCGACCTCTTTTTCTCAAGACTTTACACCTAACTTCCCGGTGAGATCTATTCTTCTCATCTCTGAAATAAAAAATGTCGTCTTCGCTGATCAAACCTTTCAAAAAAAGGTCTACCGGATCCACTCTTGATATATGTGCTGCGGCTTTACTCCCCAAGGCGTTTTCTGAATATACAATTACTTCGTCCCCTCTCCGGAACCTTATCAATTTGATAAGACATACTTGTGAGAATAATTTGTGAGTGGCATGCACCGCATCAAACAATGTGAAGCCATTGTCAAATGTACCTGCTTTTCTTAGGTTTTTTTCCAGAATTTCCCAGTCTTTCCCGTAGTTCTTGATAGTTTCTCTAGTCCTCCCGATCAAATCAAAGGAAGGAGCAACAAGAGCGCCACAGATAGCAACGAGGCCATCTTTTAGTTGTAAATTGTCTATACGGAATTCTCCTTCAATTCTTGTTCTTATGTCATTTATCATCTCTTCTTGAATGTGACTATTCATTCTAATTGACGTCATATAGTCGAATAGTTGCTTGAATCCATTTGCATAGCTTGCCTCGTCCTTCTTCAGTTCAATGATCCATGCTTCTACGTTCGAGACGTCAGGTCTATCAGAAGTACTAATTGTGTGCCCGGTTTCCTTTTCTATTCGACAAAGAACTATGTCTGCTCTTCCAAAGTTCTTATCCAATGTACTTTCCGGTAGGTATTTCTCTTCGACAATTGGAATAACAAAATCGTCGTGTGCGAAAATCAAGTTTGGATTAGAAAAAAGATAATCCCGCATTGAATCCTCTGAGGAAAATTCATCTATGATAAACTGTTGAATCCACCTATGATAATACAAACGTTTCATTTATTCCTCCGATGTCCCTATTGCTCCTATTTCTCCGCTATGCAAGGTCTATGCCAGACGGGGGCTTAGCGAATCCCCTTTGGACTTGAGATTTCATAGCGGCTTGTTTTCTCCATCATGATCACTCGCTTATGCAGCCATTGATTCCCTTGGCCTTATTCCAAACTCCCTCTGGATTGCTTTTCTTAGCTCGCGTAGATACTTGCACCCATTGATCCTGCCTAGCCTGGCTTCTATGTCCGGCAGAGCCGTGCCACATCGAGGATCGTGATATATCACCCCTTTGAGTGGGTTTAGGATCATCACATTTCACCTCCCGGAGATCTCGGTAATTCCGCCCTTGCTATTACCCGGATTCGACAGTGCTAATGAACACGTACTAAATAGTGTTACATAGCTGTGAAGTTTATGCTATACTTACCACATGAAGAGACTATCGCTCGATCATCCCGATTTGATTCGCGGGCAGTTGTTAGACCTTGCCCAGAAACTCCCGGGAGCCTGGGTTGGTATGAAGATCGCGGCTCTGTTGCTGGTACTGGAGGGCCAGCGTCCGGGATGGATAACTCAAGTACTGGGCCTAACCCGCATGAGCTTGAGTCGATGGGTCCATGGGGTGAACCAAGAAGGTATCGAGTTCCTTCGACCCAACCCTCGGTCTGGCCGTCCTGGACAGCTTACCGAGAAGCTTGCGCATGAGCTGGAGGATCATCTGGAGAGGAGTCCTCGGGAGTTTGGTTGGTCTCGTGTTGGGTGGGATGGCCCAACGCTGGTTGTCCATTTGAAGAAATACTTTGGGATAAACCTGAAGGTTCGACAAGCCCAAAACTGGATGTATCGGTTGGGTTATCGGATGAACCGTGCCAGCCATGTCTACCTTCAGGCCCGCTCGGAGGATGCCAAGACGGGGGCCCGTTCGGACTGCCGAAGGGGACCGTCAGAGCTTCCTTGATGTTCTCAGACATATGCGCCATCGGCTCAAGGCTTTCAAAATCTGGGTCTATGTCGATCGAGCGCCATGGCACCGGGGAGAACAGATCCAAGAGTACTTCAGATCTCATCGGGAACTCCGCCTTATGTATCTGCCTCCCTATCAGCCTGCTCTAAACATGCAGGAAAGGGTTTGGCGCCAAATGCGCTATGAGGCGACCACCAACTGCTGGTTCGAAGATCTGGAGGTCATTTGGGAAGAAGTCCAATTCAATTTCCGCCGACGGTCACCAAAGAAGATAAAACAGCTATGTAACTTTATATAGTGCGTCTTTATTAGTTTTTTGAATCCGGAAGTCTTATTCCCATCTCTGCCCCCAATCAGATTTCGAGTTCTACTCGATTACCTCCCAGTAACTCCGCATGAGTAGGGTGGCAGGTTAATAGAATAACCTGTTTGGTCTCGGCGAAATCGCTGATGGTATCAGCGGCTTTTGACTGGCGATCGGGATCAAGGTCAACAAGCGGGTCATCCATTATCACAAACCCCTCCTTCGCCCGTAAGAATTGTTTGGTTATCGCCAATCTCAGAGCAATACCGAGTACATCCTTGGTACCTGTTGAAAGAATGTCATAGGGCATCACAACGCCATCTTTCCTGTGGAACCCACTTGGAACACTTTCTTCCATCTCTACAACTTTGTATCGCCCCCCTGTCATCTTTTCCAGCAATTCTGAGACATCTTTCTCCAGGCGTTTATATGTGGCGCTATCCATCTCCTCAAGCAAGCCTTCCATGGTTTTCCTTATTCTATTTATGGCCATACCCTTTCTGAGTTCTGCGCTAAACCTTTCCTCTGCCTCCACCAAATCCCTTTCAATTTCCTCAACAGATCTGTCGGGTGCCTTTCCCTCCAGCCGAATTCTTTCTTGAATCAGGTCATTATATTCCTTCGTCAATTCCTTGAGTCCGGCTTCCATCGCCTCATACTCACTAATGAATTCATCCACATTCTCTATCTGTGCTGGTAAAGGTCTCAATTTGCTGAGAGCCTTGTCGTTATCTTTTCGTAATCCCGTGACCTCGGCCAGCCTCTCAAGTAACTTGCGCTGATCACCAAATTCCTGAGCATATCTCCAGTGCTTTTCCTGAAGATCAGCCAGCTCCCCTTTAAGGCCTTTGATTTCTGCTTTTGCGTCTGCCAGTTCAGTAAGAATCGCCCCGAGGTCCCTGTCAGGCTCTTTGACCTGGAGCCCCTTCACCTTCTCTTTCAATTCGTTGTATGTGATGTCCCCTAATTCCTCTTCCAGGCTGGATCTCGCACTTTCTACCTTTGCGCATTCTGCTTTGTAGGTCGTGTTTATCGCTTCAACCTCCTCAAGGGTCTTTACATTGAACCTCTGGAGATGTTCTTCAATATCCCATTTTACCTTCTCATATTCTTTCAGTACTTGGTCGTATTCTACCTCACCGGACGTCACCTCCAGGTTCCATTCAAGATGGGACAATAGCAGCATTCCGTCGGCCTGAAACTCAACTGTCTCTCCTGCCCTTGTTTTGGTTCGAAACTTATCCTCTAATCCCTTTTGAACTTCCAGTTCGATATCCTTTTTCGGAGTGAATTTGGCTGATAGCTTCCCTGCTGCTAAAGAGACCTCGAGCTTGCTTTTCATATTGAATGCCGCTCTGATGCGCTTGAGGTCTTCGTCTGAGACCTTCATCACTTTTTCCAGGCTTTCTTGAGCTTCACCCACAGCCTGCTTTTTGGTCTTTACCCGGTTGTACTTATCCAAGAGCTCTTTGCCCTTTTGATAAGTCTCGGTCTCTTCCTTCTCTTTATTGAGCTTTGCCTCTTTCTCCTCCAGTTCAGGAATTTTTTTGTTTATGTCATTGATCTTCGATTCTGTCACAGGCCAGTCCTTATTGATTGTTTCGAGTTTCTCGTACTCTAAAGCAAAACCTTTAAGCTCGGCCTCGATCTGCTTTCGTTTGACCGCGTCTTCCTTGAGGGCCTTATTATTCTTGACGTAAGATTCCGCCTCGTTTACTTCGCTAGCATGGTCGGATATTCTCTTGTTCAGATCGTCCAACTCCTCCTCGTATTCGGTGGCAGTTTCGAGGGCCTTCTTCACCCTTTCTTTTTCATAGAACAAATGAGTAATGGAGCCTGCGCCTCTCGCCCATGGATTCTCAATACCTCGATTGCCCTCTGGATAATTGGCGTCAATATCCCACCGCCCAAAAAAATCGCTATAGGAGCTTTCGATCTTAGCTTTAAACGAATCTACAGACACCCCATCCATCTCCATGACAGTTTTTCTGAGAAAATCAC containing:
- a CDS encoding AAA family ATPase; this encodes MIIEKVIIKTFGGLSKREIDLKDGMNVVVGPNESGKSTIYNAIENTLFTPSKLTRTKFRKQMAHFIPVGGGDTIEVTIHFKRQGSNYTLRRRWGASVLSSLTLPDGSVLTDDDAIQNVVRECLQVPEGTCKTVMMTYQSGLAKTVDDVQESRETIESLGDFLRKTVMEMDGVSVDSFKAKIESSYSDFFGRWDIDANYPEGNRGIENPWARGAGSITHLFYEKERVKKALETATEYEEELDDLNKRISDHASEVNEAESYVKNNKALKEDAVKRKQIEAELKGFALEYEKLETINKDWPVTESKINDINKKIPELEEKEAKLNKEKEETETYQKGKELLDKYNRVKTKKQAVGEAQESLEKVMKVSDEDLKRIRAAFNMKSKLEVSLAAGKLSAKFTPKKDIELEVQKGLEDKFRTKTRAGETVEFQADGMLLLSHLEWNLEVTSGEVEYDQVLKEYEKVKWDIEEHLQRFNVKTLEEVEAINTTYKAECAKVESARSSLEEELGDITYNELKEKVKGLQVKEPDRDLGAILTELADAKAEIKGLKGELADLQEKHWRYAQEFGDQRKLLERLAEVTGLRKDNDKALSKLRPLPAQIENVDEFISEYEAMEAGLKELTKEYNDLIQERIRLEGKAPDRSVEEIERDLVEAEERFSAELRKGMAINRIRKTMEGLLEEMDSATYKRLEKDVSELLEKMTGGRYKVVEMEESVPSGFHRKDGVVMPYDILSTGTKDVLGIALRLAITKQFLRAKEGFVIMDDPLVDLDPDRQSKAADTISDFAETKQVILLTCHPTHAELLGGNRVELEI
- a CDS encoding helix-turn-helix domain containing protein, coding for MKIAALLLVLEGQRPGWITQVLGLTRMSLSRWVHGVNQEGIEFLRPNPRSGRPGQLTEKLAHELEDHLERSPREFGWSRVGWDGPTLVVHLKKYFGINLKVRQAQNWMYRLGYRMNRASHVYLQARSEDAKTGARSDCRRGPSELP
- a CDS encoding transposase; this encodes MRHRLKAFKIWVYVDRAPWHRGEQIQEYFRSHRELRLMYLPPYQPALNMQERVWRQMRYEATTNCWFEDLEVIWEEVQFNFRRRSPKKIKQLCNFI